A single window of Actinoallomurus bryophytorum DNA harbors:
- a CDS encoding Ig-like domain-containing protein produces MDSDTITRPSCAKSATGTTTTLTSSANSVPVGQPVSFGATVKATTGTAVPTGLVVFADGRKVILGAVALDGAGHAVLTTSALSPGIHRIRAVYLGTTDFVGSTSPRLAEYVLPG; encoded by the coding sequence TTGGACAGTGACACGATCACCCGCCCGAGCTGTGCCAAATCGGCCACCGGCACCACGACCACGCTGACATCATCGGCGAACTCCGTACCGGTGGGCCAGCCCGTGAGCTTCGGCGCCACAGTGAAGGCCACCACCGGTACGGCCGTACCGACGGGTCTGGTGGTGTTCGCCGACGGCCGGAAGGTCATCCTCGGCGCGGTCGCTCTTGACGGCGCGGGGCACGCGGTCCTCACCACGTCCGCGCTTTCCCCCGGGATCCATCGGATCCGCGCCGTCTACCTCGGCACGACCGATTTCGTCGGCAGCACTTCACCGAGACTCGCGGAGTACGTCCTCCCGGGCTGA
- a CDS encoding effector-associated constant component EACC1, whose amino-acid sequence MTSLSLVVHVDPEVDPERAEQLVRRLRGELTGLDATAVSPVTAGPPPEGAKGTDPVTLGALVVAFSASGGVFTTLVGTVRDWLDRQSGRHRISMTIDGDTIELERASAAERQELLDAFVRRHSGG is encoded by the coding sequence ATGACGAGCCTTTCGCTCGTCGTCCACGTGGATCCCGAGGTGGACCCCGAGCGGGCCGAGCAGCTGGTCCGCCGGCTGCGCGGTGAGCTCACCGGACTCGACGCCACCGCCGTCTCGCCGGTCACCGCCGGGCCGCCTCCCGAGGGGGCGAAGGGCACCGACCCGGTCACGCTGGGGGCTTTGGTCGTGGCGTTCAGCGCCTCGGGCGGAGTGTTCACCACGCTGGTCGGCACGGTACGGGACTGGCTGGACCGGCAGTCGGGGCGGCACCGGATATCGATGACGATCGACGGCGACACGATCGAGCTCGAACGCGCCTCCGCGGCGGAGCGGCAAGAACTCCTCGACGCCTTCGTCCGGCGTCACTCGGGTGGCTGA
- a CDS encoding caspase, EACC1-associated type, producing the protein MADAMGRRLALLIATYRYQDTGLRQLTAPAHDAEALAAVLRDPDIAGFEVTTLINEPHHRVGEAIGDFYRDRRHDDLTLLYFTGHGLKDDDGRLYLAMTNTRRDSLLFTGLPAEHVDQAMEGCVSRQKVLVLDCCYSGAFPAGRTAKADTAVHTLERFQGRGRTVLTASDATQYSFEGDRAQGEATQSVFTRYLVAGLRDGSADLDNDGDITIDELYGYVYERVVAEMPQQRPKKQDNVEGRTIIARNVNWTLPAYLRNAIESPFAKDRLAVLDGLAHLHRVGNATVRAQVLTEIRGLADDDSKAVSSAAAAHLESLLIRPPEPPAETPRVPDPQPVPTPEPASELEPEPSKPASPPGPTPPPEPAPVPKPVALPRSVPAPGRGGRAAAPAPAGGPGLLTPTRAKILLAGAVAVVLAITIVILSLPGHHHPSGGSTSSAPHAAKVVLHGLGGPIGDLTFSADGKFVAAVGNGGAVGVWDAATGRSMGTLSGHEAGATRLALSPDGKVVAVESGSKQGGSKVRLLGVATGEFGGTITENGPSYSLAFSPDGETLATAWGLAAEKSYDNRIHLWHRATGASVGTLAGHTNGIEVMAFSQDGKLLASGGSGSNPVRVWSVSTRKLRATLVTDVTAFVAGLAFGPDGKSVITLRSGAAQVWDVASALPIATFGGDRPGLVRFGAVGFDVHGTALAASDNDPVVLWNVSKGQAVASFTTGGLSKVLAFGPDGRTLATGGEDGTVRLWDIPA; encoded by the coding sequence GTGGCTGACGCGATGGGCCGCCGGCTGGCGTTGCTGATCGCCACGTACCGCTACCAGGACACCGGGCTGCGGCAACTGACCGCGCCGGCGCACGACGCGGAGGCGCTCGCCGCCGTGCTGCGCGATCCGGACATCGCCGGGTTCGAGGTCACAACGCTGATCAACGAGCCGCACCACCGGGTCGGCGAGGCCATCGGCGACTTCTACCGCGACCGGCGCCACGACGACCTGACCCTGCTGTACTTCACCGGCCACGGCCTGAAGGACGACGACGGCCGCCTGTATCTCGCGATGACCAACACCCGCCGCGACAGCCTGCTGTTCACCGGTCTGCCCGCCGAACACGTCGACCAGGCGATGGAGGGCTGCGTCTCGCGGCAGAAGGTGCTGGTCCTCGACTGCTGCTACAGCGGCGCGTTCCCCGCGGGCCGCACCGCCAAGGCCGACACCGCCGTGCACACCCTCGAACGCTTCCAGGGCCGCGGCCGTACGGTGCTGACCGCCTCCGACGCCACGCAGTACTCCTTCGAAGGGGACCGCGCGCAGGGCGAGGCCACGCAGTCGGTGTTCACCCGCTATCTCGTGGCCGGCCTCCGCGACGGCAGCGCCGACCTCGACAATGACGGCGACATCACCATCGACGAGCTGTACGGCTACGTCTACGAGCGGGTCGTGGCGGAGATGCCGCAGCAGCGCCCGAAGAAGCAGGACAACGTCGAGGGCCGCACGATCATCGCTAGGAACGTCAACTGGACCCTGCCGGCCTACCTCCGCAACGCGATCGAGAGCCCGTTCGCCAAGGACCGGCTCGCCGTCCTCGACGGCCTGGCCCACCTCCACCGCGTCGGCAACGCCACCGTACGGGCGCAGGTCCTCACGGAGATCCGCGGCCTCGCCGACGACGACAGCAAGGCCGTCTCGTCCGCCGCGGCCGCACACCTGGAGTCCCTCCTCATCCGGCCACCCGAGCCACCCGCCGAGACGCCGCGAGTACCCGATCCACAGCCGGTACCCACGCCTGAGCCCGCCTCGGAGCTGGAGCCCGAGCCTTCGAAGCCCGCGTCGCCTCCAGGGCCGACACCCCCGCCAGAGCCCGCACCTGTGCCGAAGCCGGTGGCACTACCGCGTTCCGTACCCGCGCCCGGGCGCGGTGGCCGCGCTGCCGCTCCCGCCCCGGCCGGTGGACCAGGCCTCCTGACCCCGACCCGCGCCAAGATCCTCCTGGCCGGCGCCGTCGCGGTGGTACTGGCCATCACCATCGTCATCCTGTCGCTGCCCGGCCACCACCACCCGAGTGGTGGCAGCACGAGCAGCGCTCCCCACGCGGCCAAGGTCGTTCTCCATGGCCTCGGCGGCCCGATCGGCGACCTGACGTTCAGCGCGGACGGAAAGTTCGTCGCCGCCGTGGGTAACGGCGGGGCGGTGGGCGTGTGGGATGCGGCGACCGGCCGCTCCATGGGCACGCTCAGCGGTCACGAGGCCGGCGCCACCCGCCTGGCACTCAGCCCCGACGGCAAGGTCGTCGCCGTCGAGAGCGGATCGAAGCAGGGCGGCTCCAAGGTGCGGCTCTTGGGTGTGGCCACCGGAGAGTTCGGGGGGACCATCACTGAGAACGGACCGTCCTACAGTCTGGCGTTCAGCCCCGACGGCGAGACCCTCGCCACCGCCTGGGGCCTCGCGGCGGAGAAGAGCTACGACAACCGGATCCATCTGTGGCACCGGGCGACCGGCGCCTCCGTCGGCACCCTCGCCGGCCACACCAACGGTATCGAGGTCATGGCCTTCAGCCAGGACGGCAAGCTGCTCGCCAGCGGAGGCTCGGGTTCGAACCCGGTACGGGTCTGGAGCGTGTCCACCCGTAAGCTCCGGGCCACCCTGGTGACCGATGTCACGGCCTTCGTGGCAGGCCTCGCCTTCGGCCCGGACGGAAAGAGCGTGATCACACTGCGCTCCGGCGCGGCGCAGGTGTGGGACGTGGCCAGTGCGCTGCCCATCGCGACCTTTGGCGGAGACCGGCCCGGCCTGGTGAGATTCGGCGCGGTGGGATTCGACGTGCACGGCACGGCACTCGCCGCGAGCGACAACGACCCGGTGGTGCTGTGGAATGTCTCCAAGGGACAGGCCGTGGCCTCCTTCACCACCGGCGGCCTGAGCAAGGTGCTGGCGTTCGGCCCGGATGGCAGGACTCTCGCCACTGGTGGCGAGGACGGCACCGTACGGCTGTGGGACATCCCCGCCTGA
- a CDS encoding SPFH domain-containing protein, with product MDSLFIGLGVLLAAILLVLAGVIVLLRLFRKVEQGRVLIVSKIKKVHVTFTGAIVLPILHKAEVMDISVKTIEIERAGHEGLICRDNIRADIRITFFVRVNKTLEDVIAVAQAIGTQRASHEDTLQTLFAAKFSEALKTVGKQMDFVDLYTHRHEFRDQIVQIIGTDLNGYHLEDAAIDHLEQTPLQSLNPTNILDAQGIRKITELTAIEHVRTNEFQRTEEKEITRQNVDAREAILELERRQAEAEVKKKREIETIRAREEAEIAKVQAEERLTSQSAHLRTDEQLGIQKENRDREIAVAEKNHERVIAVETERIEKDRMLEVIARERETELSRIAKDKEVEGEKREIADVIRERIAVEKTVAEQEENIKKLRVVEEAERTRQAVIIQAEAEAQEGLVKDIKAAEAAEEAAKFRAREVLLMAEARQQTAELDARAKIRLAEGIQAETAAAGLADVQVRERDAEAIEKVGRAEATVDRQKALAAADGIREKMKAEAEGLTDKAAGMAAMDDATRGHEEYRLRLEAEKEIRLAGIEVQGDVAKEQATVLATALEQADIDIVGGDTMFFDKVVGAISVGKGMDGFVEHSDVARSLAKPWLNGDRSFPDDLTRLLGSVSTDDVKNLTLSALLMQRIRGGGADGAKAQELLDHAERLGVADAAVSSVAVIDQ from the coding sequence ATGGATTCGCTGTTCATCGGGCTCGGCGTGCTGCTCGCCGCCATTCTGCTCGTCCTCGCCGGTGTCATCGTGCTGCTCCGGCTGTTCCGCAAGGTGGAGCAGGGACGAGTGCTGATCGTCTCCAAAATCAAGAAGGTGCACGTCACGTTCACCGGCGCGATCGTGCTGCCCATCCTGCACAAGGCCGAGGTGATGGACATCTCGGTCAAGACGATCGAGATCGAGCGGGCCGGCCACGAGGGTCTGATCTGCCGCGACAACATCCGTGCCGATATCCGGATCACCTTCTTCGTCCGGGTCAACAAGACCCTGGAAGACGTCATCGCCGTGGCCCAGGCCATCGGCACGCAGCGGGCGAGCCACGAGGACACGCTCCAGACGCTGTTCGCCGCGAAGTTCTCCGAGGCGCTGAAGACCGTCGGCAAGCAGATGGACTTCGTGGACCTGTACACGCACCGGCATGAGTTCCGCGACCAGATCGTGCAGATCATCGGCACCGACCTGAACGGCTACCACCTCGAGGACGCGGCCATCGACCACCTCGAGCAGACGCCGCTGCAGAGCCTCAACCCCACGAACATCCTCGACGCGCAGGGCATCCGCAAGATCACCGAGCTGACCGCGATCGAGCACGTGCGTACCAATGAGTTCCAGCGCACAGAGGAGAAGGAGATCACGCGCCAGAACGTGGACGCGCGTGAGGCCATCCTGGAGCTGGAGCGGCGGCAGGCCGAGGCCGAGGTCAAGAAGAAGCGTGAGATCGAGACCATCCGGGCCCGCGAGGAGGCCGAGATCGCCAAGGTGCAGGCCGAGGAGCGGCTGACCTCCCAGAGCGCGCACCTCCGTACCGACGAGCAGCTCGGCATCCAGAAGGAGAACCGCGACCGGGAGATCGCCGTCGCGGAGAAGAACCACGAGCGCGTCATCGCGGTCGAGACCGAGCGCATCGAGAAGGACCGGATGCTCGAGGTCATCGCGCGGGAGCGGGAGACCGAGCTGTCCCGTATCGCCAAGGACAAAGAGGTCGAAGGCGAGAAGCGAGAGATCGCCGACGTCATCCGCGAACGCATCGCGGTGGAGAAGACGGTCGCCGAGCAGGAAGAGAACATCAAGAAGCTCCGCGTCGTCGAGGAGGCCGAGCGTACGCGCCAGGCCGTCATCATCCAGGCCGAGGCCGAGGCGCAGGAGGGCCTGGTCAAGGACATCAAGGCCGCCGAGGCCGCCGAGGAGGCCGCGAAGTTCAGGGCCCGCGAGGTGCTCCTGATGGCCGAGGCACGGCAGCAGACCGCCGAGCTAGACGCCCGTGCCAAGATCCGGCTGGCCGAGGGCATCCAGGCCGAGACCGCCGCGGCGGGCCTGGCCGACGTCCAGGTGCGCGAGCGGGACGCCGAGGCCATCGAGAAGGTCGGCCGCGCGGAGGCGACCGTGGACCGGCAGAAGGCCCTCGCCGCGGCCGACGGGATCCGCGAGAAGATGAAGGCCGAGGCGGAGGGCCTGACCGACAAGGCCGCCGGCATGGCCGCGATGGACGACGCCACCCGGGGACACGAGGAGTACCGGCTGCGGCTGGAGGCCGAGAAGGAGATCCGGCTGGCCGGCATCGAGGTCCAGGGAGACGTCGCCAAAGAACAGGCGACAGTGCTGGCGACCGCCCTGGAGCAGGCCGACATCGACATCGTCGGCGGGGACACCATGTTCTTCGACAAGGTCGTCGGCGCGATCAGCGTCGGCAAGGGCATGGACGGGTTCGTCGAGCACTCCGACGTCGCGCGCAGCCTCGCCAAGCCATGGCTGAACGGCGACCGAAGCTTCCCCGATGACCTCACCCGGCTGCTCGGCTCGGTCAGCACCGACGACGTGAAGAACCTGACCCTGTCAGCCCTCCTCATGCAGCGCATCAGGGGCGGCGGCGCCGACGGCGCCAAGGCACAGGAACTACTCGACCACGCCGAACGCCTCGGCGTCGCCGACGCGGCCGTCTCGTCCGTCGCCGTCATCGACCAGTGA
- a CDS encoding DNA repair ATPase codes for MSEKNEEPRLDAGTFEVLRARLGEQAKELIRRAEALNARRLEIFGGTELRLVGAERIRTEHNCVPRDIAAVGDLLLFGYNVFIGLKPETSVDDVFALHRFVRDGEEFRFETAESGLLRDPQFERDFGELYRYYRDSRLLQLRHLDGKLLAVFQTGLEAEHDTRVLRWKVGSDGTVVYHDNLGEPDHVFPPSHDFTWTETTRDDHVLGRHPHISIEDEVFVETVGGDLTVKVENNTETGEGIYREPVDEPLQSLADAEVHHARVGALILLRIRPYKEEAWRYLVFNTRTKDVVRLDGIGQACRRLPEDHGIIFPGGYYLVTGAVKTFDTETDRLEYERFVRSTNGEDVLYVFHAREAGRYLLLPYNVIRKEVATPITCHGYSLYDDGTMVVFRANGNEPTRVHQMQVWQTPFLSDAYAAAQPVGAGPLERIGNADLVRGISDCLSIARSVAETEPSAAVFEALLAACDRAFDHYFWVEEQGLREPLDGVRTAAGQVLEEFENVQRLTAQAAGALGEAAEQIIGLIRRTRSDSPSAADAWVTRLAELRRSQGRLVTLREMRYADTARIDELAGQLTDELKSTGGRAIAFLQGADAFAGYHEEIGRLVAEAEAIATVAEAGPVRERLAEQTHGLETLIEVVGSLDIADAVVRTSILERIGEVLAEINQAQASLTARRRELLDVEGRAAFAAEFALLGQAVTAALAMAGTPEHCDDQLGRMMLQLENLDSRFAEFDDFVTELAGKREEVYEAFSARKQALLDEQVRRADRLAESAERILTGVRRRVGELDSLDDINTYFAADPMVAKVRGVADQLRALGDPVRAEELDGRLKAARQDAGRVLRDRVDLYDGDGQTIRLGRHRFAVNSQPVDLTLVPYEDTMAYAVTGTDYRLPVRDPAFEATRPYWDQLLVSETPEVYRAEHLAADLLAGASLEVLRRAAAEEGGLLTEVRRVAEARYDEGYERGVHDRDAVLILDALLWLHTGAGLLRYPPGARAAAQLFWAHGTTEPARTSWTARARSLARARDAFGDAAAVGELRAELTGAVTSFAAGRGLPGGQDLAGEYLFEELAASRGGFVTGAGARSVLDGFRRALGGSEGFGEDLRELGDDLAARHQLVEAWLSSYLKAGNAPADDLAEAVAIELCGSLPRYESSAELTATVEGLLGTHPRVTGRRLTLRLDEVLTRTHRFRAERVPAYRAYQRRRGELIAAERSRLRLTEYRPKVMSGFVRNALLDEVYLPLIGDNLAKQLGATGDAKRTDQMGLLLLISPPGYGKTTLMEYVAGRLGLMFVKVNGPALGQSVTSLDPAEAPNATARQEVEKISFALEMGNNVLLYLDDIQHTSPELLQRFISLCDAQRRMEGVWQDRTRTYDLRGKRFAVCMAGNPFTESGQRFRIPDMLANRADVWNLGDVLSGREELFALSYVENALTSNPVLAPLSTRDRADVELLVRLARGDTTVTADRLTHPYSATELQQILAVLRRLLRVQQVVLACNQAYIASAARSDASRTEPPFQLQGSYRNMNKLAERIVPVMNEAELEAVIDDHYLGEAQTLAAGAEANLLKLAELRGTLTAEQSARWAEVKTAFLRSQALGGDEDDPMSRAIGALGLLADRVAGVETAITRTEH; via the coding sequence GTGAGCGAGAAAAACGAAGAGCCGAGGCTGGACGCGGGCACCTTCGAGGTGCTCCGCGCCCGCCTGGGCGAGCAGGCCAAGGAGCTGATCCGCCGGGCCGAGGCGCTGAACGCCCGCCGCCTGGAGATCTTCGGCGGCACCGAGCTGCGGCTCGTCGGCGCCGAGCGGATCCGTACCGAGCACAACTGCGTGCCGCGCGACATCGCGGCCGTCGGCGACCTGCTGCTGTTCGGCTACAACGTGTTCATCGGGCTCAAGCCGGAGACGTCGGTGGACGACGTGTTCGCGCTGCACCGGTTCGTACGGGACGGGGAGGAGTTCCGGTTCGAGACCGCGGAGTCCGGCCTCCTGCGCGACCCGCAGTTCGAACGCGACTTCGGCGAGCTGTACCGCTACTACCGCGACAGCCGGCTGCTGCAGCTGCGGCACCTGGACGGCAAGCTCCTGGCCGTCTTCCAGACCGGGCTGGAGGCCGAGCACGACACCCGGGTGCTCCGTTGGAAGGTCGGCTCCGACGGCACCGTCGTCTACCACGACAACCTCGGCGAGCCGGACCACGTCTTCCCGCCCTCGCACGACTTCACGTGGACCGAGACGACCCGCGACGACCACGTGCTCGGCCGGCATCCGCACATCTCCATCGAGGACGAGGTGTTCGTCGAGACCGTCGGCGGCGACCTGACCGTCAAGGTGGAGAACAACACCGAGACCGGCGAGGGCATCTACCGCGAGCCGGTGGACGAGCCGCTGCAGAGCCTCGCCGACGCGGAGGTGCACCATGCCCGGGTCGGCGCGCTGATCCTGCTGCGCATCCGGCCGTACAAGGAGGAGGCCTGGCGGTACCTGGTCTTCAACACCCGCACGAAGGACGTCGTACGCCTGGACGGCATCGGGCAGGCGTGCCGCCGGCTGCCCGAGGACCACGGGATCATCTTCCCCGGCGGCTATTACCTGGTCACCGGGGCGGTCAAGACCTTCGACACCGAAACGGACCGGCTGGAGTACGAGCGGTTCGTCCGGTCCACCAACGGCGAGGACGTGCTGTACGTCTTCCACGCCCGCGAGGCCGGCCGGTATCTCCTGCTGCCGTACAACGTGATCCGCAAGGAGGTCGCCACCCCGATCACCTGCCACGGCTACTCGTTGTACGACGACGGCACGATGGTCGTGTTCCGCGCCAACGGGAACGAGCCCACGCGGGTGCACCAGATGCAGGTGTGGCAGACGCCGTTTCTGTCCGACGCCTACGCGGCGGCGCAGCCGGTCGGCGCCGGGCCGCTGGAGCGCATCGGCAACGCCGACCTCGTACGCGGCATCTCCGACTGCTTGTCGATCGCCCGTTCGGTGGCCGAGACGGAGCCGTCCGCGGCTGTCTTCGAGGCGCTGCTCGCCGCCTGCGACCGGGCGTTCGACCACTACTTCTGGGTCGAGGAGCAGGGGCTGCGCGAGCCGCTCGACGGGGTGCGCACCGCCGCCGGGCAGGTGCTGGAGGAGTTCGAGAACGTCCAGCGGCTGACCGCACAGGCGGCCGGCGCGCTCGGCGAGGCGGCCGAGCAGATCATCGGTCTGATCCGGCGGACCAGGAGCGACTCGCCGTCGGCCGCCGACGCGTGGGTGACCCGCCTCGCCGAGCTGCGCCGGTCGCAGGGCCGGCTGGTGACGCTGCGCGAGATGCGGTACGCGGACACCGCCAGGATCGACGAGCTGGCCGGGCAGCTCACCGACGAGCTGAAGTCGACCGGCGGGCGCGCGATCGCCTTCCTTCAGGGCGCGGACGCCTTCGCCGGCTACCACGAGGAGATCGGCCGGCTCGTCGCCGAGGCCGAGGCGATCGCGACGGTCGCCGAGGCCGGGCCCGTACGCGAACGGCTGGCCGAGCAGACCCACGGCCTGGAGACGCTGATCGAGGTCGTCGGCTCGCTCGACATCGCCGACGCCGTGGTGCGCACCTCGATCCTGGAACGGATCGGGGAGGTGCTCGCCGAGATCAACCAGGCGCAGGCGAGCCTGACCGCCCGCCGCCGCGAGCTCCTCGACGTCGAGGGCCGCGCCGCCTTCGCGGCCGAGTTCGCGCTGCTCGGCCAGGCCGTCACCGCCGCGCTCGCGATGGCCGGCACCCCCGAGCACTGCGACGACCAGCTCGGCCGCATGATGCTCCAGCTGGAGAACCTCGATTCGCGGTTCGCCGAGTTCGACGACTTCGTCACCGAGCTGGCCGGCAAGCGCGAGGAGGTCTACGAGGCGTTCTCCGCGCGCAAGCAGGCGCTGCTCGACGAACAGGTACGCCGCGCCGACCGGCTGGCCGAGTCCGCCGAGCGCATCCTGACCGGCGTGCGGCGGCGGGTCGGCGAGCTGGACTCCCTGGATGACATCAACACCTACTTCGCCGCGGACCCGATGGTGGCCAAGGTCCGCGGCGTCGCGGACCAGCTGCGGGCCCTCGGCGACCCGGTGCGCGCCGAGGAGCTCGACGGGCGGCTCAAGGCCGCGCGCCAGGACGCCGGCCGGGTCCTGCGGGACCGCGTCGACCTGTACGACGGCGACGGGCAGACCATCCGCCTCGGCCGGCACCGGTTCGCGGTCAACTCCCAGCCCGTCGACCTGACGCTGGTGCCGTACGAGGACACGATGGCGTACGCGGTGACCGGGACGGACTACCGGCTGCCGGTGCGCGATCCGGCGTTCGAGGCGACCCGGCCGTACTGGGACCAGCTGCTGGTCTCCGAGACGCCCGAGGTGTACCGCGCCGAGCACCTGGCCGCCGACCTGCTCGCCGGAGCCTCGCTGGAGGTGCTCCGCCGTGCGGCGGCCGAGGAGGGCGGCTTGCTCACCGAGGTACGCCGGGTGGCCGAGGCCCGCTACGACGAGGGCTACGAGCGCGGCGTCCACGACCGCGACGCCGTACTCATCCTCGACGCGCTGCTGTGGCTCCACACCGGGGCCGGCCTGCTGCGCTACCCGCCGGGCGCACGCGCCGCCGCGCAGCTGTTCTGGGCGCACGGCACCACCGAGCCCGCCCGTACGTCCTGGACCGCGCGGGCCCGGTCCCTCGCACGGGCGCGTGACGCGTTCGGCGACGCGGCCGCCGTCGGCGAGCTGCGCGCCGAGCTGACCGGCGCCGTCACGTCCTTCGCCGCCGGCCGCGGGCTGCCCGGCGGGCAGGATCTGGCCGGTGAGTACCTGTTCGAGGAGCTGGCCGCCTCCCGGGGAGGATTCGTCACCGGAGCGGGGGCGCGGTCGGTGCTGGACGGTTTCCGCCGGGCGCTCGGCGGCTCCGAGGGGTTCGGCGAGGATCTGCGCGAGCTCGGCGACGACCTGGCCGCCCGCCACCAGCTGGTCGAGGCCTGGCTGAGCTCGTACCTGAAGGCCGGGAACGCCCCCGCCGACGACCTGGCCGAGGCGGTGGCGATCGAGCTGTGCGGGTCACTGCCGCGCTATGAGTCCTCCGCCGAGCTGACCGCGACCGTGGAGGGATTGCTGGGCACGCACCCGCGCGTCACCGGGCGGCGGCTGACGCTGCGGCTCGACGAGGTGCTGACGCGTACCCACCGGTTCCGCGCCGAGCGGGTGCCCGCGTACCGCGCGTACCAGAGGCGGCGTGGCGAACTGATCGCCGCCGAACGCTCACGGCTGCGGCTGACGGAGTACCGGCCCAAGGTGATGAGCGGGTTCGTCCGCAACGCGCTGCTGGACGAGGTGTACCTGCCGCTCATCGGCGACAACCTGGCCAAGCAGCTCGGCGCGACCGGAGACGCCAAGCGCACCGACCAGATGGGCCTGCTGCTGCTCATCTCGCCGCCCGGGTACGGCAAGACCACGTTGATGGAGTACGTCGCCGGGCGGCTCGGCCTGATGTTCGTCAAGGTCAACGGCCCCGCGCTCGGCCAGTCGGTCACCTCGCTCGACCCGGCGGAGGCGCCGAACGCCACCGCGCGCCAGGAGGTCGAGAAGATCTCCTTCGCGCTGGAGATGGGCAACAACGTGCTGCTCTATCTGGACGACATCCAGCACACCTCACCCGAGCTGCTGCAACGGTTCATCTCGCTGTGCGACGCGCAGCGCCGGATGGAGGGCGTCTGGCAGGACCGCACCCGCACGTACGACCTGCGCGGTAAGCGGTTCGCGGTGTGCATGGCGGGCAACCCGTTCACCGAGTCGGGGCAGCGGTTCCGCATCCCGGACATGCTCGCCAACCGTGCCGACGTGTGGAACCTCGGCGACGTGCTGTCCGGCCGCGAGGAGCTGTTCGCGCTCAGCTACGTGGAGAACGCGCTGACCTCCAACCCGGTGCTCGCGCCGCTGTCCACCCGGGACCGCGCCGACGTCGAGCTCCTCGTACGCCTGGCGCGGGGCGACACGACGGTCACCGCCGACCGGCTCACCCACCCGTACTCGGCGACCGAGCTGCAGCAGATCCTGGCCGTGCTGCGCCGGCTGCTGCGGGTGCAGCAGGTGGTGCTGGCCTGCAACCAGGCCTACATCGCCTCGGCGGCGCGCAGCGACGCGTCGCGGACCGAGCCGCCGTTCCAGCTGCAGGGGTCGTACCGGAACATGAACAAGCTCGCCGAACGGATCGTGCCGGTGATGAACGAGGCCGAGCTCGAGGCCGTCATCGACGACCACTACCTGGGGGAGGCGCAGACCCTCGCCGCCGGTGCCGAGGCCAACCTGCTCAAACTGGCCGAGCTGCGAGGCACGCTGACCGCGGAACAGAGCGCGCGGTGGGCGGAGGTTAAGACGGCGTTCCTGCGCTCGCAGGCCCTGGGCGGCGACGAGGACGACCCGATGAGCCGCGCGATCGGCGCCCTGGGCCTGCTCGCCGACCGCGTCGCCGGCGTGGAGACCGCCATCACCCGCACGGAGCACTGA